Proteins from one Cyclopterus lumpus isolate fCycLum1 chromosome 11, fCycLum1.pri, whole genome shotgun sequence genomic window:
- the tbxta gene encoding T-box transcription factor T-A, whose amino-acid sequence MTSSNTDQRLEHLLSAVESEFQKGSEKGDASERDIKLTLDDADLWNKFKELTNEMIVTKTGRRMFPVLRASVSGLDPNAMYSVLLDFVAADNNRWKYVNGEWVPGGKPEPQSPSCVYIHPDSPNFGAHWMKAPVSFSKVKLSNKLNGGGQIMLNSLHKYEPRIHIVKVGGIQKMISSQSFPETQFIAVTAYQNEEITALKIKHNPFAKAFLDAKERSDHKDIPDHNADSQQSGYSQLGGWFLPGQSPICPSSSPPQFSGAAGHSSGSYCERYSSLRSHRAAPYPSHYPHRTSGTNNYMDNTSGTLPSHDSWSALQIPNSTGMGTLSHTTNSTSNSSQYPSLWSVAGTTLTPSGSATGSIPGGLTSQFLRGSSYTGLTSSLPVSSPSSMYDPSLSEVGVGEAQFESSIARLTASWAPVAQSY is encoded by the exons ATGACTTCTTCCAACACTGACCAGCGCCTGGAGCATCTCCTCAGCGCCGTGGAGAGCGAGTTCCAGAAGGGCAGCGAGAAGGGGGACGCGTCCGAGAGGGATATTAAACTGACGCTGGATGACGCAGATTTGTGGAACAAGTTCAAAGAGTTAACCAACGAGATGATTGTCACCAAGACTGGAAG gAGGATGTTTCCGGTGCTCAGGGCCAGCGTCAGCGGCCTCGACCCCAACGCCATGTACTCGGTGCTGCTGGATTTCGTGGCCGCGGACAACAACCGGTGGAAATACGTGAACGGGGAGTGGGTCCCCGGTGGCAAACCGGAGCCCCAGAGCCCCAGCTGCGTCTACATCCACCCGGACTCCCCGAACTTCGGAGCGCACTGGATGAAAGCGCCGGTCTCCTTCAGCAAAGTGAAACTCTCCAATAAACTCAACGGGGGCggacag ATCATGCTGAATTCTCTGCACAAATATGAGCCGAGGATACACATCGTGAAGGTTGGAGGCATCCAGAAGATGATCAGCAGCCAGTCTTTCCCCGAAACGCAGTTCATCGCAGTCACCGCTTACCAGAATGAAGAG ATCACCGCTCTGAAGATAAAGCACAACCCCTTCGCTAAAGCCTTCTTGGATGCCAAAGAAAG GAGCGACCATAAAGACATCCCCGATCACAATGCAGACAGCCAACAGTCTGGCTACTCTCAGC TCGGAGGTTGGTTCCTCCCAGGCCAGAGTCCCATCTGCCCCAGCAGCAGTCCTCCTCAGTTCAGTGGGGCAGCGGGCCACTCCTCCGGCTCCTACTGCGAGCGCTACTCCAGCCTGAGGAGCCACAGAGCGGCCCCTTACCCCAGCCACTACCCCCACCGCACCTCCGGCACAA ACAACTACATGGACAACACTTCAGGGACTCTGCCCTCTCACGACAGCTGGTCTGCTCTCCAGATCCCCAACTCCACAGGCATGGGCACTCTGTCCCACACCACCAACTCCACATCTAATTCCAG TCAGTACCCCAGCCTATGGTCAGTCGCCGGCACCACCCTCACCCCCTCAGGCTCGGCCACGGGCTCCATACCTGGAGGTTTGACCTCACAGTTCCTGAGGGGCTCCTCATACACAGGCCTGACCTCCTCGCTGCCCgtctcctcgccctcctccatGTATGACCCCAGCCTGAGCGAGGTCGGGGTCGGGGAAGCCCAGTTCGAGAGCTCCATCGCCAGGCTGACCGCGTCCTGGGCACCTGTGGCCCAGAGCTACTGA